The following proteins come from a genomic window of Panicum hallii strain FIL2 chromosome 8, PHallii_v3.1, whole genome shotgun sequence:
- the LOC112901947 gene encoding ethylene-responsive transcription factor ERF094-like, with translation MAVEGMVWCPNNTWDRQLRQPDDDASPGEKERPHAFIGVRPRPWGTFAAEIRDSTRRGARVWLGTFDTPEAAALAYDQAAFSARGAAAILNFPVERVRESLGPLALTGGAGGSPVLALKRRHSKRRHRQRKKLSRSVVTTTTSKDLISKQQRQPPRHCSDVPSLSSGVVAMAVPQHHAVTVRCGVLELEDLGTDYLDELLRASCELTAG, from the coding sequence ATGGCAGTGGAAGGAATGGTGTGGTGCCCAAACAACACGTGGGATCGTCAGCTCCGGCAGCCGGACGACGATGCCTCGCCGGGGGAGAAGGAGCGCCCGCATGCCTTCATCGGGGTGCGCCCGCGGCCGTGGGGCACGTTCGCCGCCGAGATCCGGGACTCCACGCGCAGGGGCGCCCGCGTGTGGCTCGGCACATTCGACACCCCGGAAGCCGCCGCGCTCGCCTACGACCAGGCCGCCTTCtccgcgcgcggcgccgccgccatcctcaACTTCCCCGTGGAGCGCGTGCGGGAGTCGCTGGGGCCGCTCGCGCTCACCGGAGGCGCAGGGGGCTCCCCCGTCCTCGCGCTGAAGCGGCGGCACTCCAAGCGCAGGCACAGGCAGCGCAAAAAGCTCTCCCGGTCTGTTgtgaccaccaccaccagcaaggatCTGATCAGCAAGCAGCAGCGGCAGCCGCCACGCCATTGCTCCGACGTGCCAAGCTTGTCTTCGGGCGTAGTAGCCATGGCGGTGCCGCAGCATCATGCTGTGACGGTGCGCTGCGGCGTTCTGGAGCTCGAGGACCTCGGCACTGATTACTTGGACGAGCTCCTCCGGGCATCATGCGAGCTGACTGCAGGTTGA
- the LOC112901945 gene encoding senescence-associated protein OSA15, chloroplastic encodes MATNVYGGATVACRVCYRDQYGTPPRELSCNTPRRGKSTSGHHLISRLCEWKPTGRRSDAQRGCEVWCRSCGSRNSGETTECESSEDGASPYRDFKQHSRGNTQFSDDQVASKKKSAYASQGLAEACKFVYNDAKFVNERAQNDILLLSRGITKLNKRAWEDAAVLGLGFLKLDARARKDTQKIDHSVKERAARLNHFARAFKERAESDLKKAADQHWSDGALEADLRRADLVVKRRAMEDAFMALKFVRDIHDMMVTRLYEQLPKDGASSCTNSTGFITLEKNGKTLELFPGEVSADQIFAIEEAYRSMESAFSEADGIDYTDPEELELLVATLIDLDAMDGKRSVSLIAECSSSPDVNTRKALANALATAPSMWTLGNAGMGALQRLAQDPNYAVARAASRAIDELKKQWELEEGDSLRFVMNQNYASEATDDETSAADDTT; translated from the exons ATGGCGACCAACGTGTACGGCGGCGCCACGGTGGCCTGCAGGGTGTGCTACAGGGACCAGTACGggacgccgccgcgggagctcaGCTGCAACACGCCCCGGAGGGGGAAGTCGACGAGCGGGCACCACTTGATCTCCAGGCTCTGTGAGTGGAAACCCACGGGGAGGAGGTCTGATGCGCAGCGAGGCTGCGAGGTCTGGTGCCGCTCCTGTGGTTCTCGGAATAGCGGGGAGACTACGGAGTGCGAGAGTTCTGAAgatggcgccagtccttacaG AGATTTCAAACAACATTCGAGGGGAAATACTCAATTCTCAGATGATCAAGTCGCATCTAAGAAGAAGTCAGCCTATGCTAGTCAAGGGTTGGCCGAAGCCTGCAAATTTGTTTACAATGATGCAAAGTTTGTAAATGAAAGGGCTCAAAATGACATTCTACTACTTTCACG TGGCATAACAAAGCTGAACAAACGTGCTTGGGAGGATGCTGCTGTTTTAGGCTTGGGGTTTCTCAAGCTTGATG CTCGTGCACGCAAGGATACTCAAAAGATTGACCACAGCGTGAAGGAGAGGGCAGCCCGCCTTAACCATTTTGCTAGA GCATTCAAGGAACGAGCTGAGTCAGACTTGAAGAAAGCTGCAGACCAACATTGGAGTGATGGTGCTTTAGAG GCAGATTTGCGACGAGCTGATCTGGTTGTTAAACGACGTGCAATGGAAGATGCTTTCATGGCATTGAAG TTTGTTCGGGATATCCATGACATGATGGTGACCAGATTATATGAGCA GCTTCCAAAGGACGGTGCATCTTCTTGTACAAATTCAACAGGGTTTATTACACTCGAGAAGAATGGGAAGACTCTTGAACTGTTTCCTGGTGAAGTTTCTGCTGATCAGATTTTTGCCATAGAG GAAGCATACCGAAGTATGGAATCTGCCTTTTCTGAAGCTGATGGTATTGACTACACAGATCCTGAGGAG CTTGAATTGCTAGTAGCAACACTTATTGACCTAGATGCCATGGATGGAAAAAGAAGTGTTTCCTTGATAGCTGAATGTTCAAGCTCTCCAGATGTTAATACTAG GAAAGCCCTTGCTAATGCATTGGCTACAGCTCCATCTATGTGGACTCTTGGGAATGCTGGCATGGGTGCACTGCAG AGATTGGCTCAAGATCCCAATTATGCTGTTGCTAGGGCTGCATCAAGAGCCATTGATGAACTCAAGAAGCAGTGGGAACTTGAAGAAGGCGACAGCCTGAGGTTTGTCATGAACCAAAATTATGCTTCTGAGGCAACTGATGATGAAACTTCAGCAGCAGACGACACAACGTGA